GGAATTAAATATCAATGCAGTTTAAGTGAATCCAACTTTTCGCTTCTCCAGCGATGATTAATGTAGATGCTTTACTCGCAAGGGATGGATACCCCGTGTATTCATGCTTCTACCGGTTCTAATTATTAAAAATAGGAAATAATGAACATGAAAAAGATCCTTACTGCGCTCGCCCTGACTATTGTCAGCACCGGCGCCGCTGCTGATACTTGGTCTCCCCAGGGAACCATAGGCCTGGCCAATGTCGGTAATATAGCTGTAAAAAAAGGTATAAACCTTAATTGTGGCCTATCCGGCAGTACTACTGTAGATGCGGCAGGCAATTCCTCGGTGGGCAGCCTGTCACTGAGTGGCTTCCTTTGTGGCAGTGTTACTTTTACCAAACTGCCGTACACATTGGTAGGTAATGCAGACAACACAGTCACCCTGCATAACGTGAACGTTAACGCCATTACTGGTGATTGTTTTGGTAATATTACCGGTGACTTTAACCAAGCGACCGGAGAGCTTACTTTCAATGCAGCGCAACTGCCAAGTGTTGGCACTGGCGCCAACTGCGAGATAAGCGGCACTATCTCTACTAATCCTCAGGCATCCTTTGTGCCCTAAGCAGTCCCAAAAAGCCTGATATCTAACGTAGAGTAGTCAGAAAGTACTGGCTACTCTACTTTGCCACATCTGTATATTCATAAAAAACCCAAGATGTCTATTTCTAAATATCAATCATTATCCGAGAATAAATTTTTCATCCTCTCTTTTTAATATGCTTGCCATTAGTTGACCCGTTCGCTTCATTAACTCGGCACGTTAATAATATACCAAATGTACAGATATATAGTTTTTACCAAACTATTTGTCTATAGATTGTATAAACTTGCATTTTCAGCTCAAAGTTACTTTAGGTCTTAATAAGAAGACAATGCAGGGAGACTATAGGTATTCCCAAAAGAATGTACAATTGAGAGGTGTGTGGCCAGCCCCAGCAAACAATCATCAACCGCTCGCTATACGATTGATCGATGATTTATATGAATGAAAAGAAGATTAGAAATGGAGGTGTTTTCAGGTATAACCAGTCTGAAACCCCAGTAAGACACTATAGAACTATTAGTGTCTCACTGGGAATATAAAAATCAGAAACGCTTATTTAAACTAAAGCCTATAATGCGTGGATCCAGAGTAAACACATTGGTGGTAAGTCCGGAATCGTCACTATTGGTAAATGCGCCTGTGATAGGAGTATCATCAAAGATATTCTTAACATATAACTGCATTTGCAATTGTGAAGCAGGGTGGATTAGGGTTGCTGATGCGTTGAAGTTATCCCAAGCTTTTAAGCGGTCATACTCAGTATTATATACCCGTGCATAACTCTCAGACTGCCGATAGTAATCGGCACGTAAAGCTAGTTCCCAATCTGCTAGGGGAATAACATGCTCCACAGCTAAATTAAACGTTAAATTAGGGGAGTTCGGTAGTTCATTGCCGCCTAGATCGGCAGCAAAACCACGCCCACCATTGGGAGCATCTGTCAGGGGATTATATTGGGGTAGGTCGTAACCGAAAAGAGCTAAAATTTGATCATATCTTAGGGGAGCTTCAATCGCATCAGAGTATGAGCCCCACTGGCTTGAGCCTGCACATAATGCCCATAGGGGTGTCATGAAAAATGAAGGCTCCAAGGCAGCAATAGCAGCTTCAACATACTCGACTGGGGCAATACAGTTGGAGGGTACCTGTAAGGAGGGCCGCAGAACGGTCCAATCTTCATTTCCCTGGGTACGATCCATGACATCTATGGATTCCTCCCCCTCCGCAACTCGGGTTTTCAGGTAACCTACATTCATATTCACCCTGGTATTATCCGTCATCTGCCAGGCGAGCTCCAATTCCAGCCCCATACTTTCCGCATCAAAGTTCTCATTTAATGCGATACGGTCAACAATCTGGGAAACTTGGTAGTCGGTATAGTCGTAATAGAAGGCAGTTGCGTTTAAGTTTAAGCGGCCATCCAGCAAAACATTCTTGGTGCCGAATTCTAGGGAATTTACAAATTCCGGCTCAAAAGTGTTGTCTAATGGCTGATATTGAACCCGCGCAGGGTCAATCTCCGCCCGTGGTGGGTTGGAGCCGCCTCCTTTATAACCGTGAGCAAAAGAAACATAGAACATTGTATCATCGGTAAAGGGGGTATCTGTTCGCCAGTCCAGCACCGCTCGTCCGGTATATTCCTTCCAGCTTTGAGAAAACTTCTCCCCTTTAGGATATCCCATATGCGTATAGCCACCTGAGCTATTACCTGGAACAGTAATACCATCTTCATGATACGTACCAAGTAATAACTGGCTGGATACAGGAGTGGTAGTTTTTTCGTCATCAGTATACCGCAGGCCTGTGGTGAGTTTTACATCGTCCGTGATTTGCCAATATGCCTCCCCAAATACAGCCCAGGAACGGGTATCTACTAAGTTACGGCTGAGGAAGTAGTTGTGCCCCATTTCATCAATATTTTCTAGGGAATTAGGGTCGATATATATACAGTCTGACCCAACTAAATCTGTGGTGGGGTCAACGCAATTGATCGGAATATTATTGCCATCCTCATCTGTTCCCCGACTATATATATATTCAGTAATCATTGTGAACATATTATTAAAGACAAAATAATCATCCTTGGTTTCAAAATTCAGATAATTTGCACCGAAGGAAAAATTCCAGGGCCCATCAAAAGCCGTTTGTAAGCGGAACTCCTGGCTCCACTGTTCATTTTCGGAACGGCTGATATCCACTCCCAAAATACCATCAGAAGGACCAAGTTGTGGGTCAGTATAAATGCCGCCAGGGGTGGGGCCCAATGACCACTGATCACCCACTTCTGCTAGGTCATTAAAGACCGCGCCAGTGGTAAACCGATTATAATCCTGTGAAGAATAGTAATCATCCTTAGCATAGGTAGACTGGGAGTAAAAGGTGAGGGTATCAGATAAAGCCCATTCAAAATTCAGCTGTACCAAGTCATTTTCTGCACGAAATACTGGGTCAAAACTAGTAGATATTTCACGTAAATCTCGCGACTGCTCTACACCGCTGTAGGGATCTTTCCAGTCTGTATAACTACCTCCAAAAAGGTATGGGTCAATCAGCCCCGCTGCTGAAAGTATATAGGCGAGCCCCGTTCCATTGGGTGCATCAAAAGCATCTGCGCTGTATAGTGAACCAGGCAAACAGCCCTGACTTGTCATACCTTTTGATAGACTTGTTGTCTCTGTATCCCCAATCATTTCATCACCGGGATCAGTAGTACAAAGCTGCTTTCCGGTACGGGACCGCTTGTCATCTTCCTTAAAGTGTTGCCAAATTAAATTAGCGTTAAATTTATCACTGGGAGTCCATTCAAAAATAGCACGGGTGGAATATAGATCCCGGTCGTTAACATCATTTTCAGTATAGGTATTGTAATCGAAGCCATCCCGCTTGGTCATGGCACCAGAAAAACGGAAGGCCAAGGTTTCACCTAATGGTATATTCAACATACCCTTGGTACGCTTACTATTATAATTGCCCACTTCTACCTCAATCTCTGAGGCAAATTCATCTTCCGGCATAACTGGTAACATATTAACTACACCAGCAGTGGCGTTGCGGCCATATAGTGTGCCTTGGGGCCCACGCAGAACTTCTACCCGCTGCACATCAAAAAATTCCTGCTCAAACAGGCGATTCCTGATTAAAGAGGCATTATTAAAGCTTACCGCAACAGCAGGATCACTACTGGCGGAAATTGACTGTGTACCCACCCCTCGAATAGAGAAATTGTATGAGCTAAAGTTTGTTTTGGAGAAGTTAACATTGGGAATGGCCCGCAACAGTTCATTTCCCCCCTCAATCTTTAAAGCATCCATGTTATCCCCAGATAGCGCAGAAACTGCAATGGGTACATCCTGAATACTTTCCTCAATTTTCTGCGCGGTAACCGTAACTTCTTCAATAGCTGAACCAGAATAGTTACCGGGCTTGTCCGCTTGCTCTTCCTGGGCAAAAGCTGCCATAGGCGCAGTGTTTATTACCAGGCAGGCAATCGCCACACTGTACCAGGGGGTTGAATAGTCGCTTGAGTTTGCGGAGGGGATTGCTTGAGCAATCAACTTTTTTTGCTTACGAAGGCTCATCATCATGCTGAGTTTCTCTCTCTTATCTCACTATTATTTTTTTCAAGGCCAAAAACTGCCTTCTCTCGGACCCAACTACATTAAGGACGCAAGAAAATGATAAGAGGGGGGATAAAAAAGTAAGTAAAAGTTATAAGATTTCAGTTTTTTTAAGTGACGCACAAAAATTGGGCACAATTGAAGCCTTCAAGGTTGGTTTACGCGCCTGAATGGTTAGTCAGTGCACGTATCTTACTTACAGGAACCCGCTAAAGGTGAAATTCACTAAAAGGAAGAAAAAAACGTCAAAGAAGCCGGGAATGTATTGGCTTATACACTGATGAGCGAACTTGCTGAACTAGGAAAATTGAACCGTAAAGAAATCGCCGCACTCGTTGGAGTCGCCCCAATGAACCGTGATAGCGGCATCTTCCAGGGCAAGCGATACATTTGAGACGGAAGGCATCGCGTACGCACAGTTATCATGTCGGCTATCCAGTGCCATCCTAGCCGATGTATAAGCGATTAGTCGACGCTGGCAAACCCAAAAAAGTGGCTCTTATTGCCTGTATGAGAAAGCAACTTACCATCCTGAATACCATGGTGAAAAACAACACATATTGGGATGAAAATATAGCTTAAAAGATTGACGAAGAGCCATAGTCACTTGTTAGGCAAAATCACTGGGAAGCTTACTAGGGTTGTTTTTAAACCACCTGACTCTATCTTCAAAACCGACCGTATATTTTTCTATCCGTTTCTGATCAATTACTGAATCCAGAAATGGTTTTCGTTTCCCTACAATAAACGTATTTTTATTTTTTCCGCCAATCTCAATCGGCTTATCAATGGTCCAGAATGGATTCAGAACTTTAGCT
This DNA window, taken from Microbulbifer sp. GL-2, encodes the following:
- a CDS encoding TonB-dependent receptor encodes the protein MMMSLRKQKKLIAQAIPSANSSDYSTPWYSVAIACLVINTAPMAAFAQEEQADKPGNYSGSAIEEVTVTAQKIEESIQDVPIAVSALSGDNMDALKIEGGNELLRAIPNVNFSKTNFSSYNFSIRGVGTQSISASSDPAVAVSFNNASLIRNRLFEQEFFDVQRVEVLRGPQGTLYGRNATAGVVNMLPVMPEDEFASEIEVEVGNYNSKRTKGMLNIPLGETLAFRFSGAMTKRDGFDYNTYTENDVNDRDLYSTRAIFEWTPSDKFNANLIWQHFKEDDKRSRTGKQLCTTDPGDEMIGDTETTSLSKGMTSQGCLPGSLYSADAFDAPNGTGLAYILSAAGLIDPYLFGGSYTDWKDPYSGVEQSRDLREISTSFDPVFRAENDLVQLNFEWALSDTLTFYSQSTYAKDDYYSSQDYNRFTTGAVFNDLAEVGDQWSLGPTPGGIYTDPQLGPSDGILGVDISRSENEQWSQEFRLQTAFDGPWNFSFGANYLNFETKDDYFVFNNMFTMITEYIYSRGTDEDGNNIPINCVDPTTDLVGSDCIYIDPNSLENIDEMGHNYFLSRNLVDTRSWAVFGEAYWQITDDVKLTTGLRYTDDEKTTTPVSSQLLLGTYHEDGITVPGNSSGGYTHMGYPKGEKFSQSWKEYTGRAVLDWRTDTPFTDDTMFYVSFAHGYKGGGSNPPRAEIDPARVQYQPLDNTFEPEFVNSLEFGTKNVLLDGRLNLNATAFYYDYTDYQVSQIVDRIALNENFDAESMGLELELAWQMTDNTRVNMNVGYLKTRVAEGEESIDVMDRTQGNEDWTVLRPSLQVPSNCIAPVEYVEAAIAALEPSFFMTPLWALCAGSSQWGSYSDAIEAPLRYDQILALFGYDLPQYNPLTDAPNGGRGFAADLGGNELPNSPNLTFNLAVEHVIPLADWELALRADYYRQSESYARVYNTEYDRLKAWDNFNASATLIHPASQLQMQLYVKNIFDDTPITGAFTNSDDSGLTTNVFTLDPRIIGFSLNKRF